A stretch of DNA from Campylobacter concisus:
ACGCCAGCTACACCAAATATCTCGTATCTATCGCCAAGAAGTACCAATATATCTGGCTTAAGTTCGCTAAAAGCTGGGGCAAATTTCTCATAAACCTTTGCCACTTCAGTACATATATCAAGTTTTGAGTGCGAAGAGCCTAAAATTTCTATCTTTTTATCTATCTTAAAATCTTTTTCAATCTCTTTGTATGTGAGTCCAAACTCAGGACTTAGGTGCATGCCGGTGGCAATTATTTGAAGCTCAAGCTCGCTATCTGCCTCGATCTCTTTTAAGAGCCAGTAAAGTAGGCCATATTCTGCTCTAGTGCTTGTCACTACACAAATTTTTCTCATATCAGATCATCTTGCTTGTAATCTTTTTGTGAAATTTTTCCGATCACCTCATCCCATCTCATAGGATTTATGCCGTCTCCCGGGCGTTTTACACAGATATTTTGTTCGCTAAAGACTTCACCTTTTTTTATATCACACTTTGCTACGATCGACTTTCTAGCTATTTTGATATTTTCGCTCTCGCTTTTACTAAAGTGCTTTAGTCCGTCTCCAAGCGCTAGTTCTATATTTCTAATAGCTCTAACCATCGCCACTAGCTCATCTGGCTCAAGGCTAGCCTTGTGGTCAGGTCCGGGCATATTTTTATCAAGAGTAAAGTGCTTTTCTATGATCTTTGCACCCATGGCAACCGCTGCGATATCGACCTCAATGCCAAGCGTATGATCGCTATATCCGACCTCAAGACCAAAGGCATTTTTCAGTGTTATCATCGCTTTTAAATTTACATCCTCCATCGGTGTTGGATACTGCGTATTTGCATGAAGAAGACTTATGTTTTCACGTTTCGTGCCACTTTTTATAAGTACTTCTATCGCGGATTCTACCTCACCTAAATTTGCCATGCCAGTTGAGAGAATGATCTTTTTATTTAAGCCGCCTATCTGCTTAAGATAAGGTAAATTTGTTATCTCGCCGCTTGGGACTTTAAATGTGTCAAGCCCAAGCTCATCAAGAAGCTTTATGCTGTCGCTATCAAAAGGAGTTGAGAGAAATGTGATATTTTTTTTCTTGCAATAGGCTATAAGCTCTTTATGTGTGTTCTCATCCAGTTCAAGCTTTTTTATCATCTCAAACTGGCTTTCATTTTTATCGGTAGTTTCTTTTTGATAGCTAGCCTTTTGTGCGTTTTTTGAAACAAGATTTTGAGCCTTAAAGGTTTGAAATTTTACCGCGTCAGCGCCAGCTTTGACTGCCACGTCGATCAGCTTTTTAGCTAAATTTATATCACCATTGTGGTTAACCCCAGCTTCAGCTATGATAAAAACACTATTTGACATCAAATCTATCTCCCACCTTAATCTTTCCATCATATTCATATTCCACAACTTTTACAAAACTATCTTGTGTTTTTACCAAAAAAGTATCACCGTCTTTACACAAAATCGCACCAGGGATACATTTATATAGTGGTGCATCTTTTATAAGTTCTACTTTATTTATTTTCATCTCTTTGCCATTTAGAAATGCCCTTGCTACTATGGCTGGATAACAAATGGCACGTACAAAATTAAATACTTCTCTGCTTGTTTGGTTAAAATTTAAATTTTCATCGCCTTCTATACGTCTTGAGCAGTAAAACCCAACATCCTCTTGTTTTTTGGACTCTGCTTTACCGTTTTTAAATAGACATATCGCCTGATATAGTATGTTTGCACACTCGCTATGCGCTTTTGTTAGTATGCTTTTGTAGTCATCGTTGTCTGTTATATCAAAACATTTTTGCAAGATTATATCACCGGTATCTATACCAGTATCCATATAATGTACAGTTATTCCAAATTCTTTTTCGTCATTTATCAAAGCCCAGTTTA
This window harbors:
- the neuB gene encoding N-acetylneuraminate synthase, producing the protein MSNSVFIIAEAGVNHNGDINLAKKLIDVAVKAGADAVKFQTFKAQNLVSKNAQKASYQKETTDKNESQFEMIKKLELDENTHKELIAYCKKKNITFLSTPFDSDSIKLLDELGLDTFKVPSGEITNLPYLKQIGGLNKKIILSTGMANLGEVESAIEVLIKSGTKRENISLLHANTQYPTPMEDVNLKAMITLKNAFGLEVGYSDHTLGIEVDIAAVAMGAKIIEKHFTLDKNMPGPDHKASLEPDELVAMVRAIRNIELALGDGLKHFSKSESENIKIARKSIVAKCDIKKGEVFSEQNICVKRPGDGINPMRWDEVIGKISQKDYKQDDLI
- a CDS encoding methionyl-tRNA formyltransferase, encoding MKLKIGYFADGIWSHNAFDKLIKDKDIEIEFICARYDSNDEKLLNYANEFKIDYLKHKDINSDEFIDRIKQYDCDLFVSMSFNQIFKPKIINLPKYKTINCHAGKLPFYRGRNILNWALINDEKEFGITVHYMDTGIDTGDIILQKCFDITDNDDYKSILTKAHSECANILYQAICLFKNGKAESKKQEDVGFYCSRRIEGDENLNFNQTSREVFNFVRAICYPAIVARAFLNGKEMKINKVELIKDAPLYKCIPGAILCKDGDTFLVKTQDSFVKVVEYEYDGKIKVGDRFDVK